A stretch of Deinococcus roseus DNA encodes these proteins:
- a CDS encoding ABC transporter permease, giving the protein MKHPFDSRTVWLSAVLLLAGLFLPWLGLRPNRIALPHFLHLQWIWQAAGGVLLVLLAALAYRKPTLLWLPANLILLSGPVLFGLFSKEALAGQSEIARASASSGFWLWMLGSGIALYTAQLAQTEKRNSFLLWLWFPIVLGFALLHGLDGWSVLAEGRSEGDRWLAELGQHFRLTLTALLLATLIGSPLAVWSSQNEKAANLTLGIAGAFQTLPSLALLGLLIAPLAWLADHVPGLRAAGVSGIGTAPALVALTLYALLPLLRNGVVALRGVDEGALDAATGMGMTRAQRFWKVQLPLALPVWLAGVRQATVLLIGISSVAALIGAGGLGVYIFKGLQSGAADLILLGAIPACVLAVLADALLRGAENVLGNRLGRTP; this is encoded by the coding sequence ATGAAACATCCCTTTGACTCCCGAACCGTCTGGCTTTCTGCAGTCCTGCTTCTGGCAGGACTCTTTTTGCCCTGGCTGGGTCTCAGGCCCAACCGCATTGCATTGCCCCATTTCCTGCACCTGCAGTGGATATGGCAGGCTGCTGGAGGGGTGCTGTTGGTGTTGCTTGCTGCCCTGGCCTACCGGAAACCCACACTGTTGTGGCTTCCTGCCAACCTGATTTTGCTTTCTGGTCCGGTGCTGTTTGGACTGTTCAGCAAGGAAGCACTGGCGGGTCAGTCAGAGATTGCACGTGCCAGCGCCAGCAGCGGTTTCTGGCTGTGGATGCTGGGATCAGGCATTGCACTGTACACCGCGCAACTGGCCCAGACGGAAAAGCGCAACAGCTTTCTTTTGTGGCTGTGGTTCCCCATTGTTCTGGGATTTGCTTTGCTGCATGGGCTGGACGGCTGGAGCGTCCTGGCAGAAGGCCGCAGTGAAGGCGACCGCTGGCTTGCAGAACTGGGGCAGCATTTCAGGCTCACCCTGACTGCTTTACTTCTGGCCACCCTGATTGGCAGTCCTCTGGCGGTCTGGTCCAGCCAGAATGAAAAGGCAGCAAACCTGACCCTGGGCATTGCAGGGGCGTTCCAGACCCTGCCCAGTCTGGCTTTGCTGGGCCTTCTGATTGCTCCCCTGGCCTGGCTTGCAGACCATGTTCCAGGTTTGCGTGCTGCAGGAGTGAGCGGGATTGGCACCGCTCCTGCACTGGTGGCCCTGACCCTCTATGCCCTCCTGCCCCTGCTCAGAAACGGTGTGGTGGCCCTCAGAGGTGTGGATGAAGGCGCACTGGACGCAGCCACCGGAATGGGCATGACCCGGGCGCAGCGCTTCTGGAAAGTGCAGTTGCCTCTGGCCCTCCCTGTGTGGCTGGCCGGGGTCAGGCAGGCCACGGTGCTCCTGATTGGGATCAGCAGTGTGGCTGCATTGATTGGAGCAGGAGGCCTGGGTGTGTACATCTTCAAAGGCCTGCAGAGCGGAGCTGCCGACCTGATTCTGCTGGGGGCCATCCCTGCCTGCGTGCTGGCCGTGCTGGCCGATGCCCTGCTCAGGGGGGCAGAAAATGTGCTGGGAAATCGACTGGGAAGGACACCCTGA
- a CDS encoding phosphate/phosphite/phosphonate ABC transporter substrate-binding protein yields MTLITHPHQTRQASQTTVELVSLLGPNHQQHLIDLVNHLNATTSLSLKYQPGELWTTHEKSLKSGNAQAGFICGLLGLQHEHLDFLAVPVPLAPRAKGQPVYFSDVVVHRDSIYDQLSELTQAHWAYNDPTSLSGLAAPLAQLSRLGAAFTGDFTPSGSHLQSIQQVLTQQVDAAAIDSQVLSWVLRQQPRLRQELRVIASLGPFPAPPFAVHQNLDPEVRQELQKALLNLHRTVSGQKLLDEAGFIHYQLTHKDQYQPLLEVTAQAQILRDRGVVHA; encoded by the coding sequence ATGACGCTGATCACCCACCCCCATCAGACCCGGCAGGCCAGCCAGACCACCGTCGAACTGGTGTCCCTGCTGGGACCCAACCACCAGCAACACCTGATTGACCTGGTGAACCACCTGAATGCCACCACCTCCCTGTCTCTGAAATACCAGCCCGGAGAGTTGTGGACCACCCATGAAAAGTCACTCAAATCCGGAAACGCACAGGCGGGCTTCATCTGTGGACTGCTGGGTCTGCAGCATGAACACCTCGACTTTCTGGCCGTTCCGGTTCCGCTTGCCCCCCGTGCCAAAGGACAGCCTGTGTATTTCAGCGATGTGGTGGTGCACCGGGACAGCATTTACGACCAGCTCAGCGAACTGACCCAGGCCCACTGGGCTTACAACGACCCCACTTCACTGTCAGGACTGGCTGCACCTCTGGCCCAGCTTTCCCGGCTGGGGGCGGCCTTCACCGGAGATTTCACCCCCAGTGGATCCCACCTGCAATCCATCCAGCAGGTGCTCACCCAGCAGGTGGATGCTGCGGCCATCGATTCACAGGTGCTGTCCTGGGTGCTCAGGCAGCAACCCAGACTGCGCCAGGAACTGCGGGTGATTGCCAGCCTGGGGCCTTTCCCAGCCCCACCTTTTGCCGTGCACCAGAACCTGGATCCTGAAGTGCGCCAGGAGTTGCAGAAAGCCCTGCTGAACCTGCACCGAACGGTCTCTGGGCAGAAACTGCTGGATGAAGCGGGCTTCATCCACTACCAGCTCACCCACAAAGACCAGTACCAGCCACTGCTGGAAGTCACCGCCCAGGCCCAGATCTTGAGAGACAGAGGTGTTGTGCATGCCTGA
- a CDS encoding glycoside hydrolase family 44 protein, whose amino-acid sequence MHLKRLTLTIPLTLSLVACNTGTLTRTSVPSEVMPAALTNQSTVFADSLTAGYQNWSWSTTADFAATTPVQAGTRAMKVTFTAAWAGLYLHTDAPIDGSKVDTLRFYVHGGTTGNQAVRVVLEAGGSLLSQSFSLTAKPNVWTLVEIPLSNLGKPSSISGIAIQDTLGKAQPAFFLDEVMFYQKGTTPPPVALSLYVDAALARKPISPNIYGISFAGETLARDLKLPVRRWGGNRTSRFNYKVDADTTANDWYFEGYPVANSNPGILPRGNAVDLFIQQDKRTATSSLITVPMVGYVTRDRNITCGFSVSKYGAQQAVDPWHTDCGNGIKPDGSFITGNNPLDTSVASNSAFVQGWITYLTQTFGKAGAGGVKYYNLDNEPNLWNSTHRDVHPQPTSYDELLNKTIDYGSKIKAVDPAAQLLGPAEWGWSNYFYSARDAAAGGDWWNTRPDRKAHGDMELVAWYLQQLKAYETTNGKRLLDYLDLHYYPQSGVYNNDISAATRYKRLRSTRSLWDPTYLDESWIADKVNLIPRMKAWVNTYYPGTKLAIGEYNFGAPDDINGALTEADALGIFAREGMDMAVLWGTTFLGEGQAGYDPDRTPITYALRMYRNYDGLGSAFGDTYVHSASTDQAKLSIYAAERASDRAITIMMVNKQETVANITLQTKNITATNAKVFQYTAAALKSIVTKPDLTLSAGKVTTSLPASSITLLVIK is encoded by the coding sequence ATGCACCTGAAGCGGCTCACCCTGACCATCCCCCTGACCCTGAGCCTTGTGGCCTGCAACACCGGCACCCTGACCCGCACTTCTGTACCGTCAGAGGTGATGCCTGCGGCCCTCACCAACCAGAGCACGGTTTTTGCGGACAGTCTGACTGCGGGTTACCAGAACTGGTCCTGGAGCACCACCGCAGATTTTGCGGCCACCACTCCGGTGCAGGCCGGAACCCGCGCCATGAAAGTGACGTTTACCGCAGCCTGGGCAGGCCTGTATTTGCACACCGATGCCCCCATTGATGGCAGCAAAGTGGACACCCTGCGTTTTTATGTGCACGGAGGCACCACCGGAAACCAGGCCGTGCGGGTGGTGCTGGAAGCCGGAGGCAGCCTGCTCAGCCAATCTTTCTCCTTGACTGCCAAACCCAACGTCTGGACCCTGGTGGAAATTCCCCTCAGCAATCTGGGCAAGCCCAGCAGCATCTCTGGCATCGCCATTCAGGACACCCTGGGCAAAGCACAACCTGCTTTTTTCCTGGATGAGGTGATGTTCTACCAGAAAGGCACCACACCCCCTCCTGTGGCCCTCAGCCTTTATGTGGACGCGGCACTGGCCCGCAAACCCATCAGCCCCAACATTTATGGGATCAGCTTTGCTGGAGAAACCCTGGCCAGAGACCTGAAACTCCCGGTGCGCCGCTGGGGTGGGAACCGCACCAGCCGATTCAATTACAAGGTGGATGCAGACACCACCGCCAACGACTGGTACTTTGAAGGCTACCCGGTGGCCAACAGCAACCCCGGCATTCTGCCCAGAGGGAATGCTGTGGATCTGTTCATCCAGCAGGACAAACGCACGGCAACCTCCAGCCTGATCACTGTTCCGATGGTGGGTTATGTCACCAGAGACCGCAATATCACCTGCGGATTCAGCGTCAGCAAATACGGAGCGCAGCAGGCCGTGGACCCCTGGCACACCGACTGTGGCAACGGCATCAAGCCAGACGGCAGTTTCATCACCGGAAACAACCCGCTGGACACCAGTGTGGCCTCCAACTCGGCATTTGTGCAGGGCTGGATCACTTACTTGACCCAGACGTTTGGAAAAGCCGGTGCTGGAGGGGTCAAGTACTACAACCTCGACAACGAGCCCAATCTGTGGAACAGTACCCACCGGGATGTGCACCCCCAGCCCACCAGTTACGATGAACTGCTGAACAAGACCATCGATTACGGCAGCAAAATCAAGGCTGTGGATCCTGCTGCCCAGCTTCTCGGGCCTGCCGAGTGGGGCTGGAGCAACTATTTCTATTCGGCCAGGGACGCAGCAGCAGGTGGAGACTGGTGGAACACCCGCCCTGACCGTAAAGCCCACGGGGACATGGAACTGGTGGCCTGGTACCTGCAGCAGCTCAAGGCGTACGAGACCACCAACGGCAAACGCCTGCTGGATTACCTGGATTTGCACTATTACCCCCAGAGCGGGGTGTACAACAACGACATTTCTGCTGCCACCCGCTACAAACGCCTGCGCAGCACCCGCAGCCTGTGGGATCCCACCTACCTGGATGAAAGCTGGATTGCCGACAAGGTCAACCTGATCCCCCGCATGAAAGCCTGGGTGAACACTTACTATCCAGGCACCAAACTGGCCATCGGAGAATACAATTTTGGTGCGCCAGACGACATCAACGGAGCCCTTACAGAGGCAGATGCACTGGGCATCTTTGCGCGTGAAGGCATGGACATGGCCGTGCTGTGGGGAACCACCTTCCTGGGCGAGGGGCAGGCAGGCTACGACCCGGACCGCACCCCCATCACCTACGCCCTGCGCATGTACCGCAACTACGACGGACTGGGAAGTGCTTTTGGGGACACCTATGTGCACTCCGCCAGCACCGATCAGGCCAAGCTGTCCATTTACGCTGCAGAGCGGGCTTCGGACAGAGCCATCACCATCATGATGGTCAACAAGCAGGAAACCGTTGCCAACATCACCCTGCAGACCAAAAACATCACTGCCACCAATGCGAAAGTGTTCCAGTACACTGCTGCAGCCCTGAAATCCATTGTGACCAAACCTGACCTGACCCTCAGTGCAGGGAAAGTCACCACTTCACTGCCTGCATCCAGCATCACCTTGCTGGTGATCAAGTAA
- a CDS encoding sugar efflux transporter — MKFLHTLKDLFQIPGYARLSVALTIFGIAVSYIMPFTSLFATTEAHMSKTQLGIFVTAMSVASILISTQLARMSDRVQDRKWILMFTLLCSAVGYLLFSVIRDFYVLLLIACTLLGAGSAAFPQLFAFARIRIQGQQVQNPELAISTLRTFFSLAWVVGPATGAVLLASLGFPWLYRIAALCTVLAAWIVWQFKSLKTTSVSSQPPRSLRMVLKSPTVMAIFSGFTLLSVAGALSQIVLPLRVVQDLHGSKEQVGLLFSLAAGLEIPFMIYFGIIASRLPKSLLIIGAAALQGIYFLVLSQATAVWHIFPAQILAAVVISVTQGLGISYFQDLMPDEPGMATTLNANASRTGSILSGLLFGMLSSLLLNNQLFLLCMGMCWLCALLLFGFGREKHLQAYHLSRQQVK; from the coding sequence ATGAAATTCCTGCACACCCTGAAAGACCTTTTTCAGATCCCTGGTTATGCCCGGCTCAGTGTGGCCCTGACCATCTTTGGGATTGCCGTTTCTTACATCATGCCTTTCACCTCGCTGTTTGCCACCACCGAAGCCCACATGTCCAAGACCCAGCTGGGCATTTTTGTGACCGCCATGTCGGTGGCCAGCATCCTGATCAGCACGCAACTGGCCCGAATGTCAGATCGGGTGCAGGACCGCAAATGGATTCTGATGTTCACCCTCTTGTGTTCTGCTGTGGGGTATCTGCTGTTCAGTGTGATCCGGGACTTTTATGTTCTGCTGCTCATAGCCTGCACCCTGCTGGGAGCGGGCTCTGCAGCATTTCCCCAGCTTTTCGCTTTTGCCCGCATTCGCATTCAGGGGCAGCAGGTGCAGAATCCTGAGCTGGCCATCAGCACCCTGCGCACCTTTTTCTCGCTGGCCTGGGTGGTGGGGCCTGCCACTGGAGCTGTGCTCCTGGCCTCGCTGGGCTTTCCCTGGCTGTACCGGATTGCAGCCCTGTGCACCGTGCTGGCCGCCTGGATTGTGTGGCAGTTCAAATCCCTGAAAACCACTTCCGTTTCTTCCCAGCCTCCCCGTTCCCTCAGGATGGTGCTGAAAAGCCCCACTGTGATGGCGATTTTTTCGGGTTTCACCCTGCTCAGTGTGGCTGGAGCCCTCAGTCAGATTGTGCTGCCCCTGAGGGTGGTACAGGATTTGCACGGCAGCAAAGAACAGGTGGGTTTGCTGTTCAGTCTGGCTGCAGGCCTGGAAATCCCTTTCATGATTTACTTTGGCATCATTGCTTCAAGGCTTCCCAAAAGCCTGCTGATCATCGGGGCTGCGGCATTGCAGGGGATCTATTTTCTGGTGCTCAGTCAGGCCACGGCGGTCTGGCACATTTTTCCAGCCCAGATTCTGGCTGCCGTGGTGATCTCGGTGACGCAGGGGCTGGGCATCTCTTACTTTCAGGATTTGATGCCCGATGAACCGGGAATGGCCACCACCCTGAATGCCAATGCCAGCCGCACCGGATCCATTTTGAGTGGGTTGTTGTTTGGGATGCTCTCCAGCCTGCTGCTCAACAACCAGTTGTTTCTGCTGTGCATGGGAATGTGCTGGCTGTGCGCCCTTTTGCTGTTTGGGTTTGGTCGGGAGAAACACCTGCAGGCCTACCACCTGTCCCGGCAGCAGGTGAAGTGA
- a CDS encoding aldo/keto reductase, producing MTATPYTQPTTFKIGGDLEVNRLGFGAMRITGDGIWGDPQDPEAARTLLKRVVELGVNFIDTADAYGPDTSEILIREALYPYADGLVIATKGGNTRQGPGKWAPVGRPEYLRQAVELSLRKLKVERIDLWQLHRIDPKVPRDEQFGVIRELQQEGKIRHVGLSEVSVEEIEAARKIVEITTVQNLYNLSNRQSEAVLNYTSQHGIGFIPWFPLATGNLAREGSVLDSIARRLNATPSQVALAWLLKRAANIIPIPGTSNIKHFEENQKAASLELSDEDFAAIGQLRD from the coding sequence ATGACAGCAACCCCATACACCCAACCCACAACGTTCAAAATCGGCGGCGACCTGGAAGTCAACCGTCTGGGCTTTGGAGCCATGCGCATCACCGGAGACGGCATCTGGGGCGATCCCCAGGACCCCGAAGCCGCCCGCACCTTGCTGAAGCGCGTGGTGGAACTGGGCGTCAACTTCATTGACACCGCAGACGCCTACGGCCCCGACACCTCCGAAATCCTGATCCGTGAAGCCCTGTATCCCTACGCCGACGGTCTGGTGATCGCCACCAAAGGGGGCAACACCCGCCAGGGTCCCGGCAAGTGGGCACCCGTGGGCCGCCCCGAGTACCTGCGCCAGGCCGTGGAACTCAGTTTGCGCAAATTGAAAGTTGAGCGCATTGATCTGTGGCAGCTGCACCGCATTGACCCCAAAGTCCCCAGGGACGAACAGTTTGGCGTGATCCGCGAGCTGCAGCAGGAAGGCAAAATCCGCCATGTGGGCCTCTCCGAAGTCTCTGTAGAAGAGATCGAGGCTGCCCGCAAAATCGTGGAAATCACCACCGTGCAGAACCTCTACAACCTCTCCAACCGCCAGTCCGAAGCGGTCCTGAATTACACCTCCCAGCATGGCATCGGGTTCATCCCCTGGTTCCCGCTGGCCACAGGCAACCTGGCCCGCGAAGGCAGCGTGCTGGACAGCATCGCGCGCAGGTTGAATGCCACCCCTTCTCAGGTGGCCCTGGCCTGGCTGCTCAAACGCGCCGCCAACATCATCCCCATTCCTGGCACCTCCAACATCAAACACTTTGAGGAGAACCAGAAAGCTGCATCTCTGGAGCTTTCCGATGAGGATTTTGCCGCCATTGGGCAATTGCGGGACTGA
- a CDS encoding glycine betaine ABC transporter substrate-binding protein — MKKSIFLFAALALTSSAFAKPIVVASKLDPEAQLLGQIILLTLKDAGFEVTDKTSLGDTGVARKAILSGEIDVYPEYTGNAVYLFPDAKIAEEKAQNPQVIYGLAKELDAKNGITWLNPANVNNTWALALPAAFARANKISTYTNLATYLNRGGNLKVAGSPEFFNRPDAFQLFENTYGFKLKADQKLLLAGATPLQTQQAAAAGQNGVNAAMAYGTDGTIAALDLVVLKDPKNAQPVYQPSPIIRTEVLKANPKIQTLLNKAFRTLSQTGIQKLNAQIAVEGKPVREVAAAFLKSKGIIK, encoded by the coding sequence ATGAAGAAAAGCATTTTCCTGTTTGCTGCCCTTGCCCTCACCTCCAGTGCCTTTGCGAAACCCATTGTGGTGGCCAGCAAACTCGATCCCGAAGCCCAGCTGCTGGGCCAGATCATCCTCCTGACCCTCAAAGACGCAGGGTTCGAGGTCACAGACAAAACCAGCCTGGGAGACACCGGAGTGGCCCGCAAAGCCATTCTGTCGGGCGAGATTGATGTGTACCCTGAATACACTGGAAACGCTGTTTATTTGTTCCCAGACGCCAAAATCGCCGAAGAAAAAGCCCAGAACCCCCAAGTGATTTACGGGCTGGCAAAAGAGCTGGATGCGAAAAACGGCATCACCTGGCTGAACCCTGCCAATGTCAACAACACCTGGGCACTGGCCCTTCCTGCTGCTTTTGCCAGAGCCAACAAAATCAGCACCTACACCAATCTGGCCACCTACCTGAACAGGGGCGGCAACCTGAAAGTGGCAGGAAGCCCGGAGTTCTTCAACCGCCCCGATGCTTTCCAGCTGTTTGAGAACACCTACGGCTTCAAACTGAAAGCAGATCAGAAACTGCTGCTGGCAGGTGCAACCCCCCTGCAAACCCAGCAGGCTGCTGCAGCAGGTCAAAACGGTGTGAATGCTGCCATGGCTTACGGAACAGACGGCACCATTGCTGCTCTGGATCTGGTGGTCCTCAAAGACCCCAAAAATGCCCAGCCGGTGTATCAGCCTTCCCCCATCATTCGCACCGAGGTTTTGAAAGCCAACCCCAAAATTCAGACCCTGCTGAACAAGGCCTTCAGAACCCTCAGCCAGACCGGAATTCAAAAACTGAACGCCCAGATTGCTGTGGAAGGCAAGCCTGTCAGAGAAGTGGCAGCGGCTTTCCTGAAAAGCAAGGGCATCATCAAATAA
- a CDS encoding bifunctional diguanylate cyclase/phosphodiesterase: protein MKPFRPRPPLSRNDHLYQALVGGLRHWVMVLDHHGDIVETSDSVLRDLQTSRLDVLGLSFWACPWWKVEGLLQVKDPSSKTQWPVSARMTVTLPDGQVVLQTFHFTTLGKGKNTTIVVEAFPQQTQALPETLLHAAFDHPSQGFALLDAQGTLLWAGNSFHDLTSNTKLAPYDPQIWQDTLNIRWEEMQPRNAVAVDVTLPDPEQERLARITLSALQEPMGYLLRFEDITQHLHSQQQMEQLESRLSLALKAGGVGIWEWDIRSDTLLWDDRMLELYGTTAEEFSGKLEGWEKLLHPEDMAAAVGFTYRVLMGSVEQDIELRVLLPTGMVRYLRCFASLERNSSGQPIRVIGTTWDVTREKLVEAGFKEAQDIAQIGRWRWDLITRNMEWSEDLRRLWGFREDDVLPNADQVHELFTPTSWQELQRVAGEAVQAREGFALDLEYQGKHGRKGWMHLRGRLAENREGQVTLIYGTLQDITENKMARAQLETLSNRLLIATEAGGIGIWEWDAQSMNMTLDRRMAELFQLSVQKFPHSIDIYTLIEHHVHPDDATSLAEAFRNLAENPRLGHDIFRAEPRVSTSDGQNRTLRLHARILPSSDGVVRMLGTAWDITTQKATESLIRHQANYDALTDLPNRRLFYELLSQELKTASRTNKSCALLVIDLDRFKEINDMYGHPMGDHILIEVSNRLRMCIRASDIMARLSGDEFVILLTQLEEPAPSATLVAERILSILRHPYRLGTEQVTLSASIGITVFPEDADDPNKLMVSADQAMYSAKSEGKNRYRFFKRSMQDSAFEKRRIHNDLSFAIRRNELQMYYQPIVDLGTGKVVKAEALLRWKHPEKGFVSPALFIPIAEESDLIHLLGDWVFRTVTQQIQLWDMAGLLPVQVSVNISAKQFMDPKTMDRLLGYIASSNVPPERIIVEITESVFVQEKNEIVAQIKQLQDAGIRIALDDFGTGYSSLNYLTRFNAGYIKIDRSFIQGIHQTSEAAIVDAIIAMSHKLGKTVIAEGVETLEQAEWLKEKRCDFVQGYYFARPMPVPDFAAFVEKFAVSKSED from the coding sequence GTGAAACCCTTCAGACCCAGACCACCCCTCTCCAGAAATGACCACCTGTACCAGGCCCTGGTCGGGGGTCTCAGGCACTGGGTGATGGTGCTGGACCACCACGGGGACATTGTGGAAACCAGTGACAGCGTGTTGCGGGATTTGCAGACCTCCCGCCTGGATGTGCTGGGCCTGTCCTTCTGGGCCTGTCCCTGGTGGAAAGTGGAAGGGCTCTTGCAGGTCAAGGACCCCAGCAGCAAGACCCAGTGGCCGGTGTCTGCCCGCATGACCGTGACATTGCCAGATGGGCAGGTGGTGTTGCAGACCTTTCATTTCACCACCCTGGGCAAGGGCAAAAACACCACCATTGTGGTGGAGGCCTTTCCGCAACAAACCCAGGCCCTCCCCGAAACCCTGCTGCACGCCGCCTTTGACCATCCCTCTCAGGGATTTGCTTTGCTGGATGCACAGGGAACTCTCCTGTGGGCAGGCAACAGCTTTCATGACCTCACCAGCAACACCAAGCTGGCCCCTTACGATCCCCAGATCTGGCAGGACACCCTGAACATCAGGTGGGAAGAAATGCAGCCCAGAAATGCTGTGGCAGTGGATGTCACCCTGCCAGATCCCGAGCAGGAACGCCTCGCCCGCATCACCCTGTCTGCACTGCAGGAACCCATGGGTTACCTGTTGCGTTTCGAGGACATCACCCAGCATTTGCATTCCCAGCAACAAATGGAACAACTGGAAAGCCGCCTGTCCCTGGCCCTCAAAGCCGGGGGGGTGGGCATCTGGGAATGGGACATCCGCTCTGACACCCTGTTGTGGGACGACCGCATGCTGGAGCTGTACGGAACCACAGCTGAAGAATTCTCTGGCAAACTGGAAGGCTGGGAGAAACTGCTGCACCCTGAAGACATGGCCGCAGCTGTGGGCTTCACTTACCGGGTGCTGATGGGCTCTGTTGAGCAGGACATCGAACTGAGGGTGCTGCTTCCCACCGGCATGGTGCGTTACCTGCGCTGTTTTGCCAGTCTGGAACGCAACAGCAGCGGTCAGCCCATCCGGGTGATCGGCACCACCTGGGATGTCACCCGCGAAAAACTGGTGGAGGCAGGGTTCAAAGAAGCCCAGGACATCGCCCAGATTGGCCGCTGGCGCTGGGACCTCATCACCCGCAACATGGAGTGGAGCGAGGATTTGCGCCGCCTGTGGGGCTTCCGGGAGGATGATGTGCTGCCCAATGCCGATCAGGTGCATGAGCTGTTCACCCCGACCAGCTGGCAGGAATTGCAAAGGGTCGCCGGAGAGGCCGTCCAGGCCAGAGAGGGCTTTGCCCTGGACCTGGAATACCAGGGCAAACATGGCCGCAAAGGCTGGATGCACCTGCGGGGCCGTCTGGCCGAAAACCGCGAAGGTCAGGTGACCCTGATCTACGGCACCCTGCAGGACATCACCGAGAACAAAATGGCCCGGGCACAACTGGAAACCCTCTCCAACCGGCTGCTGATCGCCACCGAAGCCGGGGGCATCGGCATCTGGGAGTGGGACGCCCAGAGCATGAACATGACCCTGGACCGCCGCATGGCCGAACTGTTTCAGCTGTCGGTGCAAAAATTTCCCCACAGCATCGACATCTACACCCTGATCGAGCACCATGTGCACCCCGATGATGCCACCTCGCTGGCAGAGGCTTTCCGCAACCTTGCCGAAAACCCCCGGCTGGGCCATGACATCTTCCGGGCAGAGCCCCGGGTGAGCACCAGTGACGGCCAGAACCGCACCCTGCGCCTGCATGCCCGCATCCTGCCCTCTTCGGATGGGGTGGTGCGCATGCTGGGGACCGCCTGGGACATCACCACCCAGAAAGCCACCGAGAGCCTGATCCGCCACCAGGCCAACTACGACGCCCTCACCGACCTGCCCAACCGCCGCCTGTTTTATGAACTGCTGTCCCAGGAACTCAAGACGGCTTCCAGGACCAACAAGAGCTGCGCCCTGCTGGTCATCGACCTGGACCGCTTCAAGGAAATCAACGACATGTACGGGCACCCGATGGGCGATCACATCCTGATCGAGGTGTCCAACAGGTTGCGCATGTGCATCCGGGCCTCAGACATCATGGCCCGGCTTTCAGGCGATGAATTCGTGATCCTGCTGACCCAGCTTGAAGAACCTGCACCTTCTGCCACCCTGGTGGCCGAACGCATCCTCAGCATCCTGCGTCACCCCTACCGTCTGGGCACAGAACAGGTGACCCTGAGTGCCAGCATTGGCATCACGGTGTTCCCGGAAGACGCAGACGATCCCAACAAATTGATGGTCAGCGCAGATCAGGCCATGTACAGCGCCAAAAGCGAAGGCAAAAACCGCTACCGCTTCTTCAAGCGTTCCATGCAAGACAGCGCTTTCGAGAAACGCCGCATCCACAACGACCTGAGTTTTGCCATCCGGCGCAACGAATTGCAGATGTACTACCAGCCCATTGTGGACCTGGGAACAGGAAAAGTGGTCAAGGCAGAGGCCCTGCTGCGCTGGAAACACCCCGAAAAAGGCTTTGTCAGCCCAGCCCTGTTCATTCCCATTGCCGAGGAGAGCGACCTGATTCACCTGCTGGGAGACTGGGTGTTCAGGACCGTGACCCAGCAAATCCAGCTCTGGGACATGGCCGGTCTGCTTCCTGTGCAGGTCTCCGTGAACATCTCTGCCAAACAGTTCATGGACCCCAAAACCATGGACCGCCTGCTGGGGTACATCGCTTCTTCCAATGTGCCTCCAGAGCGCATCATCGTGGAGATCACCGAGAGCGTCTTCGTGCAGGAAAAAAACGAGATCGTGGCCCAGATCAAACAGTTGCAGGACGCAGGGATTCGCATTGCCCTGGACGATTTCGGAACAGGGTATTCCAGCCTCAATTACCTGACCCGTTTCAATGCGGGTTACATCAAAATTGACCGCTCGTTCATTCAGGGCATCCACCAGACCAGCGAGGCCGCCATCGTGGACGCCATCATCGCCATGAGCCACAAACTGGGCAAAACCGTGATTGCCGAAGGGGTGGAAACCCTGGAGCAGGCCGAATGGCTGAAAGAGAAACGCTGCGATTTCGTGCAGGGGTATTACTTTGCCCGCCCCATGCCGGTTCCAGATTTCGCAGCATTTGTGGAGAAGTTTGCCGTGTCAAAGTCTGAGGATTGA